The proteins below come from a single Rosa rugosa chromosome 2, drRosRugo1.1, whole genome shotgun sequence genomic window:
- the LOC133734621 gene encoding protein CHLORORESPIRATORY REDUCTION 41, chloroplastic: protein MASLFPQFLSHANPHPQNHLLFSQTTKNPSHHYIRIPPRKHCMFITKCTEPNSTQPDFPSPNSETTTSAEKFPIEKRRKSEITRDRKSSTGLEKPEPPNFEIGWKRTKEIPLEKPVGYVIADFLEKLEGLMGREFGSRELLVKAAEIVAERAREEAEVLRDEGKVEDRMVTELFRVLKLMEMDMVMVKAAVKDETLSERLEQAKARCRQAILVALSF from the coding sequence ATGGCTTCATTATTCCCACAATTCCTCTCCCATGCTAACCCTCACCCACAAAACCATCTCCTCTTCTCCCAAACCACCAAAAACCCATCACATCATTACATTCGTATACCACCCAGAAAACACTGCATGTTCATCACCAAATGCACTGAACCAAACTCTACTCAACCCGACTTCCCAAGTCCAAACTCTGAAACCACCACCAGCGCAGAGAAATTCCCAATCGAAAAGCGAAGAAAATCGGAAATCACCCGAGACAGGAAGTCCTCAACTGGCCTGGAAAAGCCCGAGCCACCCAACTTTGAGATTGGTTGGAAGAGAACCAAAGAGATTCCACTGGAGAAGCCAGTAGGGTATGTCATAGCTGACTTCCTGGAGAAGTTGGAAGGCTTAATGGGGCGAGAATTCGGGTCCAGAGAGTTGCTGGTGAAGGCTGCAGAGATTGTGGCTGAGAGAGCAAGAGAGGAAGCAGAAGTGTTAAGAGATGAAGGTAAGGTGGAAGATAGAATGGTGACCGAATTGTTCAGGGTGCTGAAGCTGATGGAGATGGACATGGTTATGGTAAAGGCTGCAGTGAAGGACGAGACTTTGAGTGAGAGGCTTGAGCAGGCTAAAGCAAGGTGCAGGCAAGCTATACTTGTTGCTTTATCGTTTTGA